A region of the Prochlorothrix hollandica PCC 9006 = CALU 1027 genome:
GGGATGGGCAACTGCTGCAAGAACTGGGCTTAACCCTGCGGTTTTGCCTGGAAACCCATGTCCATGCCGACCACATCACCGGAACCGGACAGTTGCGGGAGCGCACCGGTTGCCTGGGTCTGGTGCCAACGGGGGCGGAGGTGGCCTGCGCCGATCGCCACCTGGAGGATGGGGAAATCGTGATGCTGGGATCGATCGCCCTGGAAGCCATCGCCACCCTAGGGCACACCGACAGTCATCTGGCCTACCGGGTCAACGGCGATCGGGTACTCACCGGGGATTCCCTCCTGATTCGGGGCTGTGGCCGCACAGACTTCCAAAGTGGGGATGCAGGCTTACTCTACGATGCCGTTATGCAACGGTTATTCACCTTACCCCCTGAAACCTGGGTTTATCCCGGCCATGACTACCGGGGACGGCTTGTGTCCACCATTGGCGAAGAAATGCACCACAATCCCCGCTTTATGGGCCACGATCGCGCCAGTTTCATCACCCTCATGGCCAACCTCAACTTGCCCAATCCCCAAAAAATGGCGGAAGCCGTACCCGCCAACCAGGGCTGCGGAAAAGTTCCATCGGCCTAGAATCTGAAGATTTCGGGTTTAGGGCTGACTATTAGCCTAATAACGGTTTTTTTCTAGACCTCTTCAATTCTGATTCAATTCTGACTCCAGCACAGCAATCCTAAATGGGTCGTGTGGTGTGCCCCCGGAGGGGGCACACCACGCCAAGGGTTTCAGCCATCGAGATGCCTACAACTGATTTAGGGTTGCTGTATTCGTTATCCAAACCTATTTAATACCCATGAACTCCACCACAACCGTCCCCAGCGTTAACTCCAACTCTGAGACCGCGATCGCCCAGCCCCTCATCCCCAGCCCCACTGGCGTTCCTGGACTCCAAACCGTAGATCCCGCCAGTCTGCACCAGCACTTAAGCCAAGGCACCGTGGTCTTAGTGGATGTGCGGGAACCAGGGGAACATCGGGGTGAAAACATTCCCCAAGCCTGCTGCTGCCCGTTATCGAGCCTAGAACCCAGCCAACTGCCCCCCGTGGCGGACCACCAAACCCTGGTGTTGCATTGCCAAAGTGGAATGCGATCGACCAAAGCCGCCGAAAAACTCCTGGCGGCGGGCTATAGCTCCGTGATTCACCTAGAGGGGGGTCTCAATGGCTGGAAAGCCGCCGGACTGCCCACCCAGGTCGATGCCACCGCCCCCATCAGCATGATGCGCCAAGTGCAAATTGTGGCGGGATCCCTGGTGGTGACGGGAACCCTGTTGGGGACATTTGTGGCTCCGGGCTTCCTAATCCTCAGTGGCTTTGTGGGGGCGGGGTTAGTGTTTGCAGGGGTCAGCAACACCTGCGCCATGGCAGCCCTGTTATCAAAACTGCCCTATAACCGCGCCGCCTAAGGTACAAACGGCTATCACCTTAAGCCAGGATAATGGGGCACAGAGCGCCCCACGGTTCCGTTGATCTGATGCCGCTGTCAGTGGTAAGCCGAAGACACCTGGCCCATAACCTACCGTGTACACAAAAATTGCCCTAAACCTCGAAACCCTAATCTTAGCTGCCCTAGAACCCCAATTTGGAGGGAAATGCGCTCCGGTTTCCCTTCGGGTCGGGGTTAGGGGTGGGTTAAACCTTGCGATCGCCTCAGAGGATTAAAGACTTCGAGTTATGGGTACATGGTAGAGCCAATAACAACACTAAAAAGACAAAATCGGGTAAAACATAATGCTAGCCACGATCGTCGGCCATATTTTGGCCATAGGCATTGGTTTAAGCCTAGGTTTGATTGGGGGCGGGGGTTCCATTTTAGCGGTGCCGATCCTGATGTATGTGCTGGGTCTCAGCCCTAAAACCGCCATTGCCGTCAGTCTGATCGTGGTGGGGGTGGTCAGTGCCCTGGGAGCCATCCCCCACTGGCGGCGGGGCCATGTCAACTTGCCCCTGGCCTTACAATTTATCCCCCTGGCCATGGTGGGGGCGTGGGGCGGATCCCAAATCGCCCGCCTGCCCCAGGTCAGCGAGGGCGTTCAGTTATTGGCCTTTGCCACGGTGATGGTGGTGGCCAGTGTGCTGATGATCCGCAAGGGACAACGCCCCTCGGCCCAGAGCGCCGAGACCTTGGCCCAACCCCAGGCCGCCCGTCGATCGTCGTCCCGCAAAGTCCCTAACCCCATCTGGCAGAAGGTCTTAGTGCCCCTGGAGGGGCTGGGGGTGGGAATTGTAACGGGATTTGTGGGGGTGGGGGGGGGCTTTCTGATTATTCCGGCCCTGGTGTTGGTGGGCGGGGTGGCGATGCAGGAGGCGATCGGCACTTCCTTAGTCATTATTGCCGCCAACTCCACCGCAGGCTTTATGGGCTATGTGCATCAGGTCACCCTCGACTGGGGACTGATCGCCTCCTTTACCCTGGCCGCCAGTGGGGGCACGTTCCTGGGAGCCTA
Encoded here:
- a CDS encoding MBL fold metallo-hydrolase, with the protein product MLFRQLFDPETSTYTYLIADRETGDAALVDPVLEQVDRDGQLLQELGLTLRFCLETHVHADHITGTGQLRERTGCLGLVPTGAEVACADRHLEDGEIVMLGSIALEAIATLGHTDSHLAYRVNGDRVLTGDSLLIRGCGRTDFQSGDAGLLYDAVMQRLFTLPPETWVYPGHDYRGRLVSTIGEEMHHNPRFMGHDRASFITLMANLNLPNPQKMAEAVPANQGCGKVPSA
- a CDS encoding rhodanese-like domain-containing protein, with protein sequence MNSTTTVPSVNSNSETAIAQPLIPSPTGVPGLQTVDPASLHQHLSQGTVVLVDVREPGEHRGENIPQACCCPLSSLEPSQLPPVADHQTLVLHCQSGMRSTKAAEKLLAAGYSSVIHLEGGLNGWKAAGLPTQVDATAPISMMRQVQIVAGSLVVTGTLLGTFVAPGFLILSGFVGAGLVFAGVSNTCAMAALLSKLPYNRAA
- a CDS encoding sulfite exporter TauE/SafE family protein, coding for MLATIVGHILAIGIGLSLGLIGGGGSILAVPILMYVLGLSPKTAIAVSLIVVGVVSALGAIPHWRRGHVNLPLALQFIPLAMVGAWGGSQIARLPQVSEGVQLLAFATVMVVASVLMIRKGQRPSAQSAETLAQPQAARRSSSRKVPNPIWQKVLVPLEGLGVGIVTGFVGVGGGFLIIPALVLVGGVAMQEAIGTSLVIIAANSTAGFMGYVHQVTLDWGLIASFTLAASGGTFLGAYLNRFLRAEQLQKGFGYFVLAVAILVLIKQ